The Peribacillus sp. FSL P2-0133 genome has a segment encoding these proteins:
- a CDS encoding sigma-54 dependent transcriptional regulator, which yields MKMHVLVIDDEPAICTALSFALEDSYQVVTTTDPDEGLRKIDNQAFDIVLLDLRIGNKSGLDVLPKIKQIAPNVTVIMMTAYSSIETSIEAIKKGAYYYIEKPINIEELSLLLMRAAEFKQMSNQLETLHEELEIQKGFGNFLGNSKAMQRIFSMIERVKDIDSSVLITGESGTGKELVARNIHTLGRRKNNPMQIVNCAAIPEMLLESELFGYEKGAFSGATQRKEGKFVAANGGILFLDEISEMPLPLQAKLLRVLQEREVTPLGSNTKISLDVRIISAANKNLEQMVMEGEFREDLYFRLNVIPISMPPLRDRKEDLPILMDYFIKKHAKDMNREDKTFSAAARRILLDYHYPGNVRELGNVIEYAVALSNSKKMEDTDLPQYVQEQKFILHPDGNDDDFNSFKIPIGISMKEIEEKVITATLQYCKNHRQKTAQILKISERSLRDKIKLISKGE from the coding sequence ATGAAAATGCATGTATTGGTGATTGATGATGAACCTGCTATTTGCACCGCTCTTAGCTTTGCATTGGAAGATTCTTATCAGGTCGTGACAACTACTGACCCGGATGAGGGGCTCCGGAAGATCGACAATCAGGCTTTTGATATTGTGTTACTTGATTTGAGAATAGGAAATAAAAGTGGACTTGATGTCCTGCCGAAAATCAAACAAATAGCACCTAACGTAACAGTCATCATGATGACTGCCTATTCATCCATTGAAACTTCCATCGAGGCCATAAAAAAGGGGGCCTACTACTATATTGAAAAGCCAATTAATATTGAAGAACTTTCTTTGCTCTTGATGAGGGCAGCCGAATTCAAACAGATGTCCAATCAATTGGAGACATTACATGAAGAATTGGAGATTCAAAAGGGATTTGGTAACTTCCTTGGTAACAGCAAGGCGATGCAGCGTATTTTCTCAATGATCGAAAGAGTGAAAGATATTGATTCCAGTGTTCTTATCACGGGTGAAAGTGGTACTGGAAAGGAGCTTGTAGCCCGAAACATCCATACGCTAGGAAGAAGGAAAAACAATCCAATGCAGATTGTCAATTGTGCAGCAATTCCTGAGATGCTACTGGAATCTGAGTTGTTCGGTTATGAGAAGGGAGCATTTTCCGGTGCAACACAGAGGAAGGAAGGGAAATTCGTTGCGGCTAATGGAGGCATCCTTTTTCTCGATGAAATTAGTGAAATGCCCCTTCCTCTTCAAGCCAAATTATTACGAGTATTGCAGGAAAGGGAAGTGACGCCTCTGGGGTCCAATACAAAAATCTCATTGGATGTCCGTATTATAAGTGCAGCAAATAAAAACTTGGAACAAATGGTGATGGAAGGGGAATTTAGGGAGGATTTGTATTTCAGGCTAAATGTCATTCCCATCTCGATGCCGCCTCTCAGAGATAGAAAAGAAGATTTACCGATCCTTATGGATTATTTCATAAAAAAGCACGCTAAGGATATGAATCGAGAAGATAAGACTTTCTCGGCAGCCGCACGTCGGATTTTACTGGATTATCATTACCCTGGGAATGTCCGTGAGCTTGGTAACGTTATAGAATATGCTGTCGCCCTATCAAACTCGAAAAAAATGGAGGATACCGACTTGCCGCAATATGTTCAAGAGCAGAAGTTCATTCTCCACCCGGATGGCAATGACGACGATTTTAATAGTTTCAAAATCCCAATTGGCATATCCATGAAAGAGATAGAAGAAAAAGTCATAACGGCCACTCTTCAATACTGTAAAAACCATCGGCAAAAAACAGCTCAAATCCTAAAAATTTCTGAAAGAAGCCTGCGTGATAAAATCAAGCTCATTTCAAAAGGAGAATAA
- a CDS encoding transporter substrate-binding domain-containing protein has protein sequence MIVFVQTLWSPAVYAEQKTFIIAGESALPPFSFENEAGELTGINIDLMEEIAKFNGVDFKYIPMRMEEAEKALSNGTIDAIVGSTYNTEKDNQLDFTQSYFTMSQSIIIPSNRKQDIHTLTDLRDSHVVLDQNTPVISTFLNMRNTNLTTVSNQYSGILTLLNNRADVFIGNKWTADFYLKKFRQEKNYIILNEVIEPADYTIAVKKGNQSLLFMMDNTLTELKANRNINGIIDKWVMPQSNQKIARLEQFIFWLIIILTAVALILLIIYIWNQKLKKSVHNQTLKLHLLNKDLEKQRQNIANAEAFKDQILNNINHGIITFDLDFMITSCNAKASEILNISKEMILNFMNHSQLMRNFGALHQEQNENNRTGSFRILVFDEENEQKVISYSMHKMFNSEDIQTGYLLSMNDETEKKTLEKKLVTQEKLHALGQLVAGVAHEIRNPLTSIKTFIDLLPSKYDNPQFRQVLMEHLPTEVNRLNAIVTDLIEYARPRPPNITNCRAYELISLLAFHKVTMGKKQINFEQTIEEDLIFYIDLQQIQQVLLNLVLNSIHAVEETKEKTIKITIDKENEKTGRITISDTGKGMKQEELNHIFEPFFTNKEKGVGLGLTLSYRLIKENNGDIHVKSYPNSGTKFTISLPLYIE, from the coding sequence TTGATAGTCTTTGTTCAAACGCTTTGGTCTCCCGCTGTTTATGCTGAACAAAAAACCTTTATAATTGCTGGGGAAAGTGCTCTTCCTCCATTTTCATTTGAAAATGAAGCTGGTGAGCTGACAGGCATCAATATTGATTTAATGGAGGAAATAGCAAAATTTAATGGCGTGGATTTCAAATATATTCCGATGAGAATGGAAGAAGCCGAAAAAGCTTTAAGTAATGGAACAATTGATGCAATTGTTGGAAGTACCTATAATACCGAAAAAGATAACCAACTTGATTTCACTCAATCCTATTTTACAATGTCCCAATCAATTATCATTCCTAGTAATAGGAAACAGGATATTCATACGTTAACGGATCTACGTGATTCACATGTTGTCCTTGACCAAAACACTCCAGTAATCAGTACATTTCTCAATATGAGGAATACAAATTTAACGACCGTTTCAAATCAATACTCGGGTATTTTAACATTATTGAACAACCGTGCAGATGTATTCATCGGAAACAAATGGACTGCAGATTTCTATTTGAAAAAGTTCCGCCAAGAAAAGAATTACATCATTCTCAATGAAGTCATTGAACCAGCGGATTATACGATTGCAGTGAAAAAAGGGAATCAATCGCTTCTTTTCATGATGGATAATACACTCACAGAACTTAAAGCCAACCGAAATATCAATGGGATAATCGATAAATGGGTCATGCCACAATCCAATCAAAAAATTGCCAGGCTGGAGCAATTCATATTCTGGTTGATCATAATTCTAACTGCCGTGGCCCTTATCCTTCTAATCATCTACATATGGAATCAAAAGCTAAAAAAATCCGTTCATAACCAGACGTTAAAATTACATTTATTAAATAAGGATTTGGAGAAACAACGGCAAAACATTGCTAATGCTGAAGCGTTCAAAGATCAAATCTTAAACAATATCAATCATGGAATCATTACATTCGATCTCGATTTCATGATTACCAGCTGCAATGCAAAGGCATCAGAAATTCTTAACATTTCCAAGGAAATGATTCTGAATTTTATGAATCATTCACAATTAATGAGGAATTTCGGGGCTTTACATCAAGAACAAAATGAGAATAATCGTACGGGTTCTTTTCGAATCTTGGTATTTGATGAGGAAAATGAACAGAAGGTGATTTCATATTCGATGCATAAGATGTTCAACTCTGAAGATATACAAACCGGATACTTACTTTCCATGAATGATGAGACGGAAAAGAAAACATTGGAGAAAAAATTGGTCACACAAGAAAAGCTGCACGCTCTTGGTCAACTAGTTGCAGGTGTCGCACATGAAATAAGGAATCCTTTGACATCGATTAAAACATTCATTGATTTACTTCCAAGTAAATATGATAACCCTCAATTCCGACAAGTTCTAATGGAGCACTTGCCTACTGAAGTTAACCGTTTGAATGCGATTGTTACTGATTTAATTGAATATGCACGTCCGCGTCCGCCAAATATTACAAATTGCCGCGCTTATGAACTTATATCATTACTTGCTTTTCATAAAGTGACAATGGGAAAAAAACAAATAAATTTCGAGCAGACGATTGAGGAGGACCTTATTTTTTATATAGACTTACAACAAATTCAACAAGTACTTCTTAACTTGGTGTTGAATTCGATTCATGCCGTTGAAGAAACAAAGGAAAAGACCATTAAAATCACCATTGATAAAGAGAACGAAAAGACAGGCCGGATTACTATATCCGATACTGGAAAAGGGATGAAACAGGAGGAACTGAACCATATTTTCGAGCCTTTTTTCACAAATAAAGAAAAGGGCGTCGGTTTGGGACTAACGTTATCGTATAGGTTAATTAAAGAAAATAACGGAGATATCCATGTGAAAAGTTATCCTAATTCAGGTACGAAATTCACCATTTCACTACCTTTATATATCGAATAG
- a CDS encoding YdeI family protein, producing the protein MTNSRMNPKVDEFISKAKKWKEEYETLRNIVLDCELTEEFKWMHPCYTFENKNIVLIHGFKEYCALLFHKGALLKDAHGILIQQTENVQGARQIRFTNVQEIVATETILKAYIHEAIEVEKAGLEVNYKKNTEFIIPEELQKKFNEIPSLKTAFEALTPGRQRAYILHFSQPKQSKTRESRVEKCMKKILYGKGLND; encoded by the coding sequence ATGACAAATAGTAGAATGAATCCTAAAGTTGATGAATTTATAAGTAAAGCTAAAAAGTGGAAAGAAGAATATGAGACGTTGAGAAATATCGTTCTTGACTGTGAGTTGACCGAAGAATTTAAGTGGATGCATCCTTGTTACACGTTTGAGAATAAAAACATAGTTTTAATACATGGATTTAAAGAATATTGTGCGCTCCTGTTTCACAAAGGTGCCTTGTTAAAGGATGCCCATGGGATTCTAATCCAACAAACGGAGAATGTACAGGGGGCGCGCCAGATTCGCTTCACCAATGTTCAAGAAATAGTTGCAACGGAAACCATTCTGAAAGCCTATATCCATGAAGCCATTGAAGTTGAAAAAGCCGGTTTGGAAGTGAATTATAAAAAAAATACAGAATTCATAATTCCTGAAGAACTTCAAAAAAAATTCAATGAAATTCCATCCTTGAAAACAGCTTTTGAGGCATTGACCCCGGGACGGCAAAGAGCGTACATTCTTCATTTTTCACAACCCAAACAATCCAAAACTCGAGAGTCAAGGGTTGAAAAATGTATGAAGAAAATTCTCTATGGAAAGGGATTAAATGATTAG
- a CDS encoding SRPBCC domain-containing protein, translated as MTLTVSQDFNFKSPIEKVWLALTDANTLAKWVMANDFKPVVGHKFQFRNEQWNLIIDSEVLEMEEPYKLSYTWVGGGINTTVTWTLKYEDGTTYLHLEQTGFEKEDQAFNGAKFGWARMGEDLKKVLEEM; from the coding sequence ATGACTTTAACAGTATCACAAGATTTTAATTTTAAGAGCCCGATCGAGAAGGTATGGCTCGCCTTAACAGATGCAAATACTCTTGCAAAATGGGTAATGGCTAATGATTTTAAACCTGTCGTCGGGCATAAATTTCAGTTCCGGAATGAACAGTGGAATTTAATTATTGATTCCGAAGTTCTTGAAATGGAGGAGCCTTATAAGTTATCTTACACTTGGGTAGGTGGCGGGATAAACACTACAGTCACATGGACATTAAAGTACGAGGATGGAACAACCTACTTACATCTTGAACAAACAGGATTCGAAAAAGAAGATCAAGCGTTCAATGGTGCGAAATTTGGTTGGGCGAGAATGGGCGAAGATCTAAAAAAAGTGTTAGAGGAAATGTAA